One window of the Cryptomeria japonica chromosome 7, Sugi_1.0, whole genome shotgun sequence genome contains the following:
- the LOC131045473 gene encoding exocyst complex component EXO70B1: MASDDGEEKVIATAHHIVKTLCTTDSMTEDMIHIFSKFDHRFSNMGENFSRRNAQSCTSEGLQEVLNLLEERIMRWDTPTSKSDRGQMMIWGGEGGESFLYLEAVDRVQRIIKSLSMVPDDEKDFVSLDRAQNILQQAMARLEEEFRVILEKYSESVDPDWLFDPISQPCLSTSINDDNASHTSAEDEGDEDDVPIAQPVADLNFTIDMLPLEVVLDLNDIAKHMVDAGYVAECCQVYGSIRRAFLEESIARLGFEKHIIGQVDKMQWENLEVNISRWIQVMKVAIHVFFRSESKLCERVFAGLPSVSDACFIELSRGTLLELLNFAEAVAVSRRSPEKLFKLLDMYETLRDLLSEIIAVFSGEACSEIRSEASAVWLQLSEAAWGMFVEFENAIQRDSAKIPVPGGALHPLTRYVMNYMRFTCDYKETLEQIMGDGRVEDPRMPDRSSSLSPDDCKNSGDELSPWSIQIIWIIELLDDNLDAKSKLYKDPSLSYLFLMNNGRYIVQKVKDSEIGCLVGDDWVRKHATKVRQYHKNYQRTAWGKVLSCLKDEGIYVSGNLSSTSSVSKAVLKERFKNFNDLFEQIHKVQSSWTVADDQLQTELRISIAEMVIPAYRSFLGRFRQFLENGKHSEKYIKYTPEDLEIYINELFDGISGSMGRSKALANN; this comes from the coding sequence ATGGCTTCTGATGATGGGGAAGAGAAAGTGATTGCCACCGCTCATCACATTGTCAAGACACTCTGCACTACAGATAGCATGACTGAAGACATGATTCATATTTTCTCCAAGTTTGATCATCGTTTCTCAAACATGGGTGAGAATTTCTCAAGGAGAAATGCACAGTCTTGCACCTCCGAAGGCCTGCAAGAGGTATTGAATTTGTTGGAGGAGAGGATAATGAGATGGGACACACCCACCTCCAAATCTGACAGAGGGCAAATGATGATTTGGGGAGGTGAAGGAGGAGAATCCTTTTTGTATCTTGAGGCAGTAGATCGTGTGCAGAGGATAATCAAATCATTAAGTATGGTCCCAGATGATGAGAAAGATTTTGTTTCATTGGATCGGGCGCAGAACATCCTTCAGCAGGCCATGGCTCGTTTGGAGGAAGAGTTTAGGGTGATTTTAGAAAAGTATAGCGAGTCAGTTGATCCTGATTGGCTTTTTGATCCCATTTCTCAGCCTTGTTTGAGTACCTCAATCAATGATGATAATGCTTCTCACACATCTGCTGaggatgaaggagatgaagatgATGTACCCATTGCTCAGCCAGTAGCTGATTTGAATTTCACTATTGATATGCTGCCTTTGGAGGTTGTTCTTGATCTTAATGATATTGCTAAGCATATGGTGGATGCAGGGTACGTGGCAGAGTGCTGCCAAGTTTATGGCAGCATTAGAAGGGCATTTCTTGAGGAAAGTATTGCTAGACTGGGTTTTGAAAAGCACATTATAGGACAAGTAGACAAGATGCAATGGGAAAATCTTGAGGTCAATATCTCAAGATGGATACAGGTTATGAAAGTAGCCATACATGTTTTTTTTAGGAGTGAGTCTAAACTCTGTGAGAGAGTCTTTGCCGGTCTACCTTCTGTTTCGGATGCTTGCTTTATAGAGCTTTCCAGAGGAACGCTTCTTGAGCTTCTGAACTTTGCAGAAGCTGTTGCAGTCAGTCGCAGGTCTCCCGAAAAACTTTTTAAATTGTTGGACATGTATGAAACTTTGCGTGACCTTCTTTCTGAAATAATTGCTGTATTTTCTGGTGAAGCTTGTTCTGAGATAAGATCAGAAGCATCTGCAGTTTGGTTACAATTATCAGAAGCGGCATGGGGAATGTTTGTGGAATTTGAGAATGCAATCCAACGAGATTCGGCAAAAATTCCTGTACCTGGAGGTGCCTTGCATCCTCTTACACGTTATGTAATGAATTACATGAGGTTTACATGTGATTATAAAGAGACTCTTGAGCAGATTATGGGAGATGGCAGGGTTGAAGATCCTAGAATGCCTGATCGTTCTTCCAGTCTTTCCCCTGATGATTGCAAGAACAGTGGGGATGAGTTGTCACCGTGGTCCATCCAAATCATTTGGATTATTGAACTTCTAGATGACAATCTAGATGCAAAGTCTAAATTGTACAAGGATCCTTCTCTTAGTTACTTGTTTTTGATGAACAATGGCCGATACATTGTGCAAAAAGTCAAGGATTCAGAAATCGGTTGTTTAGTTGGTGATGACTGGGTGCGGAAGCATGCAACCAAAGTTCGACAATATCACAAAAATTACCAAAGGACTGCCTGGGGTAAAGTCCTTTCTTGTTTAAAAGACGAGGGGATATATGTCAGCGGAAATTTATCTAGCACTAGCAGTGTTTCCAAGGCAGTGCTGAAAGAAAGGTTCAAAAATTTCAACGACTTGTTTGAACAAATTCATAAAGTACAGTCTTCTTGGACTGTTGCAGATGATCAACTTCAAACTGAGTTACGTATTTCCATTGCTGAGATGGTAATTCCAGCTTATCGCTCTTTTTTAGGTAGATTCCGACAGTTCTTGGAAAATGGCAAACATTCAGAGAAGTATATAAAGTACACTCCAGAAGATTTGGAGATCTATATTAATGAATTATTTGACGGGATTTCTGGTTCCATGGGTAGAAGCAAAGCTTTGGCAAATAACTGA